A stretch of DNA from Sulfitobacter pacificus:
CAGTATCCTAATTAAAGGTACAATGCCACAAATAGAGGTACAAGCAGCCATTGAAAAGTCAGGGAAAAATTAGCCTCTATTCTCTTTAATTAGGGCACAACGACATAGGCACACCCGAACAAATGGCACGCTGGATGCCGGGTATCACGTCAGGCAAAAGCGTCTGTGCCGTTGCCGTAACCGAACCCGGTGCCGGGTCAGACGTGGCAGGAATGCGCACACGCGCGGTCCGCGACGGCAATGGCTGGGTGATCAACGGTACCAAAATGTTCATCACTAATGGTGTGCATGGCGATCTGTTTTTCGTCGCTGCCAAAACCAACACCGAAGCAAAAGGTTCGCGCGGGGTCACGATCTTTGCAGTCGAAAAAGGCACAGCGGGATTTTCGGTCGGCAAGAAGCTGAACAAGACTGGATGGCTGTGTTCGGATACTGCCGAACTGGTTTTTGACAACGTCCGTGTCACAGGCGACCATATTCTGGGCGAGGTTGATAAGGGTTTCTACGCCATCATGAAGAACTTTCAGAACGAACGAACGGTTCTGGGAGCGATGGCCATGGGTGAGGCGCAGAAAGCCATCGAACTGACGCTGGATTATGTGAAGGATCGTCCTGCCTTTGGCGGTGTTCTATGGGACAAACAGGTGATCCGTCACCGACTTGCCGAGCGCGCCGCCCAGGTCGAGGCTGGCCGGCAACTAGTCTACAGCGCGGCGTGGAAAGACGCTCAGGGGATGGATTGTGTCAAAGAGGTTTCGATGGTCAAGGCCTATTGCGGCGATCTGGTCAACAAGGTGATGTATGATTGCGTTCAGTTTCACGGCGGCATGGGCTACATGCGCGAAACCCCGGTTGAACGGATGTCTCGCGACGCGCGTATTCAGGCCATTGGCGGCGGCGCAACCGAAGTGATGTTGGAAGAAATTGCCAAGCGGCTTTAGACGGCAAGAACTGGATTCCGGATGAATTAACGTGTTTGTTGAACTGAGAGGTTAACGCTCTTTGCGGTGCCATTGGCACGAAACCCCACGGTATCGATCTGGCACGTGTAACTACTCTGACTTGTCACGAACATCTGAAATTGACCGAAACTCATTTCGCCTCGTCCTCCGCTCAAAAGTTCGCAGATTTTGCTCAGGTTTAATGCGCCAGCTCGGGCGCTAAATGCGTTCAGAAACATGGGGGAGCCAGCTTCACAGCCGGATCGACGCGGGGTTTGAGAGTTTTCCACGCGCGAAATCATAAGACGTAGCGAGGATTTTCAATGCTGTTTCGATCTCGGCTGTGTCCCGCGCGGCGAACACCATGACGGCGGTTGCGGGGATCATGCCTGAGGCCGCCATCGGGTGCGGCTCGCCCCATCCTTTAGCGAACAGTTCAAGCGTACATTCGATTGGCAGCATCAGATGCATGGAGCCGTCATAATGCGGATGCACATGGGCAAACTCATTTCCCACCATAAAAGATTCTTGACAGCCGTGGGCATGATCATGTGCCAGCCAAAGAGCTTCGGCTCCGGGGACAGAGATAATGCTGGGGCGACGCTCGACAAAGGGAAAATCAAATGCGCGCTCTTTGAGCTTTTGATAGGTACTGGCATCGGGGTTTTGGCTTACCTGCTCGTGAGGCGCGCAATCGGTAGTCTCTGGTCGCGGGCCGATGCGGGGCGTCAGTTCAAACATTTCCAGCCTTTGTGGTTTATATGGTTAGGACCCCAGAGCCTTGCGGACATCCGGTGCAACGCGGGTTCCCAGGATCTCGATCGCGTTCATCAGGGATTTTTGATCGAGCCGCCCGATCGCCATCTGAATGGTAATCCGTGTAAAGCCGAAGATTTCATGATGGGCGAGGATCTTGTCGGTCAGTTCTGCGGGGCCGCCCACGAACAACGCGCCGCTGGGGCCGCTCATGGTATCAAACTGTTCACGGGTTGCCGGGGGCCATCCGCGTTCTGCGCCAAGTCGGGTCATGACCTCGTTATGCGGGCCACTGTAAATGTCGCGGGCGGCTTGACTGGTTTCGGCCACAAACCCATGCACATTCAGTGAGGTTTCAAAGATGGCCGGGTCGTGCCCGGCCTTGGTGGCGGCAGAGCGGT
This window harbors:
- a CDS encoding acyl-CoA dehydrogenase family protein; protein product: MARWMPGITSGKSVCAVAVTEPGAGSDVAGMRTRAVRDGNGWVINGTKMFITNGVHGDLFFVAAKTNTEAKGSRGVTIFAVEKGTAGFSVGKKLNKTGWLCSDTAELVFDNVRVTGDHILGEVDKGFYAIMKNFQNERTVLGAMAMGEAQKAIELTLDYVKDRPAFGGVLWDKQVIRHRLAERAAQVEAGRQLVYSAAWKDAQGMDCVKEVSMVKAYCGDLVNKVMYDCVQFHGGMGYMRETPVERMSRDARIQAIGGGATEVMLEEIAKRL
- a CDS encoding luciferase family protein; protein product: MFELTPRIGPRPETTDCAPHEQVSQNPDASTYQKLKERAFDFPFVERRPSIISVPGAEALWLAHDHAHGCQESFMVGNEFAHVHPHYDGSMHLMLPIECTLELFAKGWGEPHPMAASGMIPATAVMVFAARDTAEIETALKILATSYDFARGKLSNPASIRL